The window AAGCTGAGGACAAAAGGTCTCGACTAAAAAATTGATGCTGAGGCAGTGATAAAACACTGTACTCTTTCGAATGTGAATAGGATacacttttatttatattttctgttAGTTTAACTTGTGGGTTTGATACTTTTAATACGAGAAATTTCAGGAGGAGGACTATTAGCTCCAAGAAATGTAGCCATGTATAATATTTGTCTGGAACTATATGATATTCAGAATGAATTATAACGAGAGTCATATTTTAAAGGATTCTTCAGTGGGATGTGTTTTAATTGGGTGTAAAGTCTGAAACGACTGGTGAAGAACTCCTGATGTAACTTAGTATAATTTAAGAAAACATTGCACTTCAGCAGAATATGTGTTACAATCTGATATATCGGGCTGTGTAGCACGTCATAAGAAGAAATATTAATCACTTTTACACCATTTTTAAAACCTGGAACCTTTTATCGAATATTTATATGTCCCTGAACTATTGAATAAGAGTGGTTTACTTTAGACGTTTTGTTTAAAGTGAGGCAAGGTTCGTACTCCGACAACGTAATACTAAACGTATTACCTTTTGTTGTGTGTAAGGTGAAGTGTATTTATTGGGGAATATTTCTGAAAGATATCCACTGCTTTATTTTGTCAGGTTGGTTTCAACCCCCACCTCCACTACCCCAATGGACAGCCAATTCCTGCTCGTCCTGACGGCATCAGGGTGCACGACAATGATCTCGTCGATGTCGACTACGTGAAGAACATTGAATGGAGAATCAGGGATGCCATTGACAGCCACACCTTCATCGCTGTAAGTTGAGGATGACCTGTTATGGTTTGTTTACTTTGAGAGCGAAACGGGAAAAGCAGGGCGCAAAATAACGTGCTATTTTCCTTTCCAGAACGACGCTGATGGTTACAGGAGGTTTTTCATCAATGAAACTGATGGCATTGAAGTTCTTGGAAACATCATCCAGGGTAACGCCGATTCCGTCAACAGACGGTACTTCAAGTCTTACTTCGGAATGCTGCTTTCCCTGTACGGACACAGCGTGGATCCCGAGCACAAACTAGGAGTAAGTGTTCCAATAGTTCAAACTGATCGTCGAGATTTTAAAGGAAGAAATTAgctaattattgtgattattatacTTATTTTCTGGTAACGAGAAATGAGGTTATGATTTCTGTGCAGGTTGCTCCCTCTGCTTTGGAACATACTGAGACTGCCCTCAGGGATCCCCTATACTACAACATTCTGAAGAAGACCGTCGATCTGTTCCGGCAATACCAGAACCAGTTCCCCAGCTACACTCGTGACGAGGTGAGATCTCATCCATAACCTTATGAAATACGGTATACCTATTTCACCCTCCAAATGATTATGACATAAGAGCAGGAAATAAGGATTATTAAAACTTTTGGATAACAGTAAGCAGTTGAGAAATTAGTTTAAATATTGATAGGAAAAGTTTGGATAAGGATTAGAAATTGAATTAGAAATCGATTGCAAAATTGCACTAATGCTTAGCTCGAATGTAGATTATCTACAACTATATATTAAAAGGGTTtattaaaacagctttggcaaatccgtccatcagttctacaggaccgatttgcttcatttctgttttaatctctccggaattacctgccagtgaatcatgagacattgatatgtctctaaattcagccaaatttgagtaatcataaaatcaaatcattaaatgaaaactccaataattccaggcgaaggcttactctaacccgcaatacattctgtacttagcaggttgctaagcgacaaacactttcatttatattctgatacctgtgatttttatccttagtaatgtcaatgcatgcagccatgttcgattgctacctgtcaagctagagagtatacacttcctctgatcacagaagaatactctTCCCTGCTAAATACACTTTGATTCTCTATCTtttcccagctttcaaatatattcaacagatgacagagtGTTCCTTATGACGTATATGCAGatagagaaaaagtctacgtacaaacagaaccCATTAGAACATACtccttagatattatctgggagcacctatcttttttttttttacaacttgctttacgtcgcaccgagacagataggtcttatggcgacgataggataggaaaggcctaggagcgggaaggaatcggtcgtggcatAATTatggtactgccccagcatttgcctggtgtgaaatgggaaaccaccaaaaaccatctctagggctgtcgacagtggagctcgaacccactatatcccgtatgcaagctcacagctgcgcgcccctaaccgcatgaccaactcactcggtaaggaacacctatcaaaggataacctacctacactagaaagagtaaaggccatgtaccttaaaaaaaaaattatctgcctggaaaaaaacaaaaacaaaaaaataaccgctccttcgagactaacctgtgagctcacaagacaatcgtcctgtatagaagaactgtgattaaagaTACCGTTGTCTTCTACGACACAAAATAAGCTTTACTTCAAAAACTGGAGGAAAAAaagaaaagcgaatatatggatagatttttaccataCACACGGAATGATGACGTCAAAATGGAAGAATTCTTACAACGAAGTgcggcttcttattaaatgttcataaaaccattgaaaagggtatGGAAAACAATACGAGAGGCATGTCAAGACGAGTGACCTATGTATAACGAATGTTGctgagcagcacgggtcctctagatTACTGTTATTTACTGACTCTTCTATTGTTATAGCTTACTGTTCCTGGAGTGAAGATCGAGTCAGTCGATGTGGACAAGCTCATCACCTACTACGATGACTTCTTCTTCAACCTCAACAACGCCGTAGAGATCGAGAAGGTCGAAGAGGCCGACAGTCTGGACATCCGCGTCCGTCAGCAGCGTATCAACCACAAGCCATTCACCGTGCGCGTCAATGTAAAGAGTGACAAGGCTGCTAAGGTGATGGTCCGCTTCTACCTGGCTCCCAAGTTCGACTACCTGGGCCGTGAACTCACACTCAACCAGAAGAGGAAATACGCCGTCGAGCTCGACCGCTTCCCCTACGAGAGTGAGTATTTTCATATATATTATGTTCCTGAGTGACTCTGGGTCCCATTCACACAAGtgcttataatatttaaaaaaattgttttacgtcgcaccgacacagataggtcttacggcgacgatttgtGCTTATAATTAGTAAGACGTGTCCCAGAGGAGTCTAAATTAATTCCCACTTGTTCGTGGCAGTCTTCTCCTAACATCTTCTTCGTCCCAAAATCCTTCACTATTCATTCTCGTGCGACCACGGTGGTACACAGTTTGTGAAGcttatgttttcttttctcaacTCTTATGCCCCTTAACTTTCTGTAACCGATTTTCGTATTCTTCGAGGGTTAATAATGCTCACAATTTCTCCTTTACCCGCAGTTAAAACCCATCACAACTGTAGCAGTAACTTCTCTGGAACTATTCCCCCGTTTTCTTGAATTCATACAATTTGAACATGATCGGATATACACAATGACCTTCacattaaaacaatttaaaaaatcaccaccacaaccataaCAATGACTTCTTCGTAATTATTCCCACTTCTCCCCTGACTGGGCTCATAATTACATACATAATctttaactcctttgatgaggtcaacgtcaggaagggcatccggtcgtaacaactcgctacgaagattcatctcacttcatacccaactccATAGAGAAACGAGACgagggttggacacacacatacatacacacacaattgCATTGATTTAAAAAACAACAATAATTACTACCACCATTACTACAACAGTGACCATAACGGTTTTTAGTTACAACATCGGAGCAACTTCAACCGCACTCTGCGTGACCGTCCTTAGCGCTTATTCCGAAATATAGACTCTTGACCTTTTATATTCGCTACCGCCATTGCGGGTGGAAAAGTAGTTTTATGATATGGTCGTAATGCATGTGGTTTGAACAGACACAATTCAAACAATTCAAATTTCTAACCGAATTAATAATagttgtccgcctccgtggtgtaatggttagcgtgattagctgccacccccagaggcctgggttcgattccggctctgccacgaaatttggaaaagtggtacgagggttggaacgggatccacccagcctcgggaggtcaactgagtagaggtgggttcgattcccacctcagccatcctggaagtggttttccgtggtttcgccacttctcctccaggcaaatgctgagatggtacctaacttaaggccgcggccgcttctttccctcttccttgcctgtcccatccaatcttccatccctccacaaggcccctgttcagcatagcaggtgaggccggctgggcgaggtactggtcattctccgcagttgtatcccccgatccaaagtctgaagctccaggacattgcccttgaggcggtagaggtggatccctcgctgagtccgagagaaaaccgaccctggagggtaaacagattaataataataataatattaataataataataataataataataaaaataataataataataataataatatagttttcaTTTTTAAGAACCTTTTGTGTGTTCTAGTATTGAGTTTGAGTATTCGCATGTTTTTTATACCATTTGTTAAATAACTTTTTTAACCACGGCTCTATAAACAAATTGTATAATGGCACGGTTCTTCAAGTGTTTGTTGCTTTTGCCCACAGTTGTTGCCGGTGACAATAAGATTGAGCGCAGCTCTCGCGACTCCAACGCCATCGTCCACGACCAGCTGACCACTAACATTCTGCTGAAGAAGGTGAACCAGGCTCTGGAGGGCAAGGACCCCCTCTACATTGGCTCTGTAAGTTCCCGACTGTAGGTTTATATGGCTATTGTTTCTTAAGTTTCAAGCTGCATGTCACTTATTCTCTGTTCTTCCTTTTAGTCATTCCGTCACTGCGGCTTCCCCGAGCGTCTGCTCATCCCCCGTGGTAGGAAGTCTGGTCTGCCTCTCAACTTCTTCGTGGTGATCTCACCCTACAACGGGCAGGACCTCAACACCCACCCATCAGTCGTCTCCTGCGGAGCCGGTTTGAACTACGAGGACGTAGACACCACTCCCATGGGTTACCCCTTCGACCGCAACATCTGGGATCCCACCAACTTCTTAGTGCCCAACATCTACCAGAAGGACGTGATCATCTACCACAAGACCCAGGAAGAAATCAACAACCCACAATAAAATCTTTGACAAGACAGAACATATACTTTATACACCAGTCCTATGGATCTGGATACGGCTGTAAATCAGAAAAGACTTTTGAAAAACAGTTGTTACCTCTTAGCTTGAAGCTAAGGACCTTGTACTTCTGATCTGAACTGAACGCAATGAAGACTGAGTCTTTTTGATAATTTTGTGTTTTTTATCTGTACATAATACCTTTTCCTTACTTTCTCCTCTGTGTTTCCCAACCTGTCACATAGCGCCATTTATCATCAGTAGACCACTAGCAACAGCGGAACAACTCAAGATTATTTATCGGACATTCATCTACCGGTATAAACGAATTTATAATTTTGTCTATACACTTCAAATCCTTACCTCATACTTCACATTTATCTCGACCTAGGTACCTCATATAAAGGTTGaatcgcgaagctgtgagcttgcattagggagatggtaaGTTCAAATCCCACCGATGGCAGCCATGAAGGTAGTTTTCTtcggtttacaattttcacaccaggcaaatgccggggctgtaccacaattaaggtcacggccgcttcctgccttTCCCTTCCCTGCGTCGTCGAAAATCTTTGATGTATTAGAAAAAAATGAAGGAAGTGATGGGATAATCggatacaaaataatcgcttattcgattatttcattgtaTTAGATTATATTTTCCATTcaaatttttcgattattcattcgaatgaatgagacaatcgaatagttaatactttttccattcgattatttttcgattattttttatattatccatccgaaactccattagaatcaatgaggcaaACGAATAGTTACATTTTCaaccgattattttttcgattatttattcggaactgcattcgaattaatgaggcaattgaatagtgaatgctttcgaaattatcgcatgaaaagtgatgttattctGGTAACTTACTAATtttttcaacatttggagatacgtttggaaaatggcgcagttctatttttcataagagttcgtctattcgcttatttcaatccgacacacttaaaccgaaaaattcattcatgacgcatccgaatattctatgcgatacaactgactgctatttgaaattcattcgattatttcattcgattatttattcgattatgtaaataatcggatggaggttattcgaaaaTTAAAATTATTCGATTATGCCCCCACTACacctgaatgatatttgaaacccattcgattattttattcgattatttatttgattatttaaataatcgaatggaggttattcgattgtCAAAAGTATTCGATTACTGAAGTAAATTCAGTTCAGTTTTTGCCAGTCAGTTTGTTTGTGTTGATAATACGGGGAAGCAGATAAACAGAATTTCTCTAAACTCAATATTTTGCCTATACATTATTTTGAATAGCTCACAGTGGCGTAGCTATGTCAAGGGAGTCCAGGCATAAAAtgccaaatttctccgttaatagtAGCTGTACTTTACGAACAACTGTTCTAGCAATAACATATTCAgcagctgaatattgctcctctgtatggaTCAATAGCTTCCACACTTGTACGATTGATGTCCAACTGCAcaacacaatgagaattatatctggaaCATTGCGCCCCAGTCCTATTCAAAAGTTACCGTTACTGAGCGACATTCAGactcctcacatcagacggcaaagcgcccttgttaCCCTGTCGACCAGGATGTTGAAGAGCAGTTACTTCCCAATATATcgggatacagatgaaa is drawn from Anabrus simplex isolate iqAnaSimp1 chromosome 1, ASM4041472v1, whole genome shotgun sequence and contains these coding sequences:
- the LOC136857551 gene encoding hexamerin; this encodes MRTATIVVLALVAALAAGSVIPPRERKVADKDFLTRQKNIIQLLIRPNQRNLFTEQVEIGNAYDLEANLNNYRDAQEVKRFLNLYKHHELVARDEVFSIVYREHIWQVERLFNIFFLAKDYDTFYKTACWARDRVNGAMFVYALSVAVLHRPDTHDIILPPPYEVYPELFVDTTVIQKAYEARMSHQSGSYVIPYNYSSHIHNYLDRLNYFTEDVGLGTYLTYLNYEYPGWLNTRKYGLKSQHRGEVFYYTRQQLLARYQLERLSRGFPGVETFETDIYHPVQVGFNPHLHYPNGQPIPARPDGIRVHDNDLVDVDYVKNIEWRIRDAIDSHTFIANDADGYRRFFINETDGIEVLGNIIQGNADSVNRRYFKSYFGMLLSLYGHSVDPEHKLGVAPSALEHTETALRDPLYYNILKKTVDLFRQYQNQFPSYTRDELTVPGVKIESVDVDKLITYYDDFFFNLNNAVEIEKVEEADSLDIRVRQQRINHKPFTVRVNVKSDKAAKVMVRFYLAPKFDYLGRELTLNQKRKYAVELDRFPYEIVAGDNKIERSSRDSNAIVHDQLTTNILLKKVNQALEGKDPLYIGSSFRHCGFPERLLIPRGRKSGLPLNFFVVISPYNGQDLNTHPSVVSCGAGLNYEDVDTTPMGYPFDRNIWDPTNFLVPNIYQKDVIIYHKTQEEINNPQ